TATCGGAGACCTCATCGTCGTTATTTGGTACAGCAAGGACTTAAGTTAGCCAAGTACAAAGGTTCGATTTTTGATGCCAGAGTGTATATGCAGAAGCCGGAATCGGAATGGGTCATTTCAGGGATAACCGGCCGTGTCGCTGCACCTCGAAAGGTCGTTACCAACTATCGGAAGGGAGGACATGCGGCGCCGTTGTCCAAAGTGCTTTTAAGGGTTTTTAAAAATGACAGAGCGAAAATGAAAGAGATTTTGGACCAGGTCATTGAGCTTTCTAGAATCATTGCCGACACGATTGACCAAAATCATCCGGTTCGCGAGCTGGGCATCGATCTTGCTATTGAAAAGAGCGGTCAAATCTGGATTATTGAGGCCAATCCGCATCCAGGACATATGTTATTCAGGCAGCTCCCTAATCATAAGATGATTCGCAACATTTTGAGAAATAAACGTCGTATTCATCATCATTAGGATAAAGTGTTTTAAATCATTTATGAATAAGATAAGGAGGAGAACGCCCCGGCAAACTTGCGGGAGCATTCTCCTTTTTAGGTTCTAGCTCAACAGCCACCTTCTGTCTAAGAAGACGGCTTGTTTTTTACCTAGAAGCCCAGTAACTTTATAGCGTTTGTCCGCTGTCTATCGTAATGATCTGGCCTGTCATGGCTTCCTGTTCCAAAGCAGAGCAGACCATGCTGGCAATATCCTCAGGTGTGGAAATGCGCTGTAGCAGCAAGTGGGGAGCCAATTGTTTCATTTGTTCTTCCCTACCTGCCCACCATCTTGTGGCCACCGCGCCTGGTACGATGCAATTGACTCGAATATCAGGTGCCAGCGATCGTGCTAACGACTTGGTCAGCCCGTGAACGGCTGCTTTGGATACTGCATAGGGTAGCGAGGAACCTAGCCCTGTTTGTCCAGCTATACTTCCCAGATTGACGATAGCTCCTTGTTGACGATGCTTCATATAAGGAGCCACGGCTCTGGCACAGTGAAACATGCCTTTCACATTGACATCCAAGAGATCATTCCACACCGCTTCCGTAACGGCCTCTAGATCATCCATCGGAATATGATGTGTAATGCTGGCGTTATTCACCAGTACATCAACCGTGCCGTATTGCTGAACAATCTGCTCGACCATCGCTCGAACTTCCCGATCTTGGGAAACATCTGCCTGTAATGC
This window of the Paenibacillus polymyxa genome carries:
- a CDS encoding SDR family NAD(P)-dependent oxidoreductase — its product is MDLHQKVALVTGGGTGIGRAICMELADRKATVVVNYSRSKDDAEETVRRILEQGGSAIALQADVSQDREVRAMVEQIVQQYGTVDVLVNNASITHHIPMDDLEAVTEAVWNDLLDVNVKGMFHCARAVAPYMKHRQQGAIVNLGSIAGQTGLGSSLPYAVSKAAVHGLTKSLARSLAPDIRVNCIVPGAVATRWWAGREEQMKQLAPHLLLQRISTPEDIASMVCSALEQEAMTGQIITIDSGQTL
- a CDS encoding YheC/YheD family protein, which encodes MHIHVVCAKTQQNRGIFVPIGKMIQYKEMQQHPILRSHLPETRWITNARTLRMLDTYRTVFIKPNYGSGGTGIIRAKKVGRRYEVRCGSSRRVVRSHAVRRAIRSYRRPHRRYLVQQGLKLAKYKGSIFDARVYMQKPESEWVISGITGRVAAPRKVVTNYRKGGHAAPLSKVLLRVFKNDRAKMKEILDQVIELSRIIADTIDQNHPVRELGIDLAIEKSGQIWIIEANPHPGHMLFRQLPNHKMIRNILRNKRRIHHH